A single Streptomyces sp. Edi2 DNA region contains:
- a CDS encoding Crp/Fnr family transcriptional regulator, whose protein sequence is MDDVLRRAPLFAALDDEQAAELRASMGEVTLARGDALFHEGDPGDRLYVVTEGKVKLHRTSPDGRENMLAVLGPGELIGELSLFDPGPRTATASALTEVKLLGLGHGDLQPWLNARPEVATALLRAVARRLRKTNDQMSDLVFSDVPGRVARALLDLSRRFGVQSEEGIHVVHDLTQEELAQLVGASRETVNKALADFAGRGWLRLEARAVILLDVERLAKRSR, encoded by the coding sequence GTGGACGACGTTCTGCGGCGCGCACCGCTCTTCGCGGCGCTCGATGATGAGCAGGCGGCCGAGCTGCGCGCCTCAATGGGAGAGGTCACGCTCGCCCGCGGCGACGCCCTGTTCCACGAAGGGGACCCCGGCGACCGCCTGTACGTGGTCACCGAGGGCAAGGTGAAGCTGCACCGCACTTCCCCGGACGGCCGGGAGAATATGCTCGCCGTTCTCGGCCCCGGGGAGCTGATCGGGGAGCTTTCGCTCTTCGACCCGGGCCCGCGTACGGCCACGGCCTCCGCCCTCACCGAGGTCAAGCTCCTCGGCCTGGGTCATGGCGACCTTCAGCCCTGGCTGAACGCCCGCCCCGAGGTGGCCACGGCCCTGCTGCGTGCGGTTGCCCGCCGACTGCGCAAGACCAACGACCAGATGTCCGATCTGGTCTTCTCGGACGTACCGGGCCGGGTGGCCCGCGCCCTGCTCGACCTGTCGCGCCGCTTCGGCGTGCAGTCCGAGGAGGGCATCCACGTCGTCCACGACCTCACGCAGGAGGAGCTGGCCCAGTTGGTCGGCGCCTCCCGCGAGACGGTCAACAAGGCCCTCGCGGACTTTGCGGGCCGCGGCTGGCTGCGTCTGGAGGCGCGCGCCGTGATCCTGCTGGACGTCGAGCGGCTGGCCAAGCGCTCGCGCTGA
- the nth gene encoding endonuclease III: MNETPDQPAAATKAAAKKAVTKKATAQKAVARKAATKKTAAKETAPAKRTAAAKKTVAATKTAAATKTAAKKTAAKKTTAEKTAPKTAAKKAPAKKTPARKPESRVAMVRRARRINRELAELYPYAHPELDFTNPFELLVATVLSAQTTDLRVNQTTPRLFAVCPTPEDMAAMDPERLEELIRPTGFFRAKTKSLIGLSAALRDRFGGEVPGRLEDLVTLPGVGRKTANVVLGNAFGVPGITVDTHFGRLARRFGWTTAEDAEKVEADVAEIFPKSEWTMLSHRVVFHGRRVCHSRKPACGACPIAPLCPAYGEGETDPEKAKKLLKYELGGQPGQRLKPPAGYPGQPAPPMAPPVAAS; the protein is encoded by the coding sequence GTGAACGAAACCCCAGACCAGCCGGCGGCGGCCACGAAGGCCGCGGCGAAGAAGGCCGTCACGAAGAAGGCCACCGCGCAGAAGGCCGTCGCCAGGAAGGCCGCCACGAAGAAGACGGCAGCCAAGGAGACGGCCCCGGCAAAGCGGACGGCCGCGGCAAAGAAGACGGTGGCGGCCACCAAAACGGCGGCGGCCACCAAGACCGCCGCAAAGAAGACGGCGGCCAAGAAGACCACCGCCGAGAAGACCGCCCCGAAGACCGCAGCCAAGAAGGCCCCCGCCAAGAAGACCCCCGCGCGCAAGCCCGAGTCGCGGGTCGCCATGGTGCGGCGGGCCCGCCGGATCAACCGCGAGCTCGCCGAGCTGTATCCGTACGCCCACCCCGAGCTGGATTTCACCAACCCCTTCGAGCTGCTGGTCGCCACGGTCCTGTCCGCGCAGACCACCGACCTGAGGGTCAACCAGACCACCCCGCGCCTCTTCGCGGTCTGCCCGACGCCCGAGGACATGGCCGCCATGGACCCGGAGCGGCTGGAGGAGCTGATCCGGCCGACCGGCTTCTTCCGGGCCAAGACGAAGTCGCTGATCGGTCTGTCGGCCGCGCTGCGCGACCGCTTCGGCGGTGAGGTGCCGGGCCGCCTGGAGGACCTCGTCACCCTCCCCGGGGTCGGCCGCAAGACCGCCAACGTGGTGCTGGGCAACGCCTTCGGCGTCCCGGGCATCACCGTCGACACCCATTTCGGCCGCCTCGCCCGCCGTTTCGGCTGGACCACCGCCGAGGACGCCGAGAAGGTCGAGGCGGATGTCGCCGAGATCTTCCCCAAGAGCGAGTGGACGATGCTCTCGCACCGGGTGGTCTTCCACGGCCGCCGCGTCTGCCACTCCCGCAAGCCCGCCTGCGGCGCCTGCCCCATCGCCCCGCTGTGCCCCGCGTACGGCGAGGGCGAGACGGACCCGGAGAAGGCGAAGAAGCTGCTGAAGTACGAGCTCGGCGGTCAGCCGGGTCAGCGGCTGAAGCCACCGGCCGGCTATCCGGGGCAGCCCGCGCCTCCGATGGCGCCCCCTGTGGCGGCCTCATGA
- a CDS encoding CoA pyrophosphatase, whose product MRSAREQRYEEEADVRAASSGAASEAVPGVGPDVASGRDATVTADGLPEWLAPVARAAATIEPRQLSRFLPPESGGRQSAVLILFGHGARGPELLLMERAGTLRSHAGQPSFPGGALDPEDGDPDGPGPVRAALREAQEETGLDPSGVQVFGVLPRLYIPVSGFVVTPVLGWWRRPSPVGAVDQAETARVFTVPVADLTDPAHRVTTRHPSGHTGAAFLVENALVWGFTAGVIDRILHYAGWEIPWDRDKAVPLDWRS is encoded by the coding sequence ATGAGGAGCGCACGGGAGCAGCGGTACGAGGAGGAGGCGGACGTCCGCGCGGCATCGTCCGGCGCGGCGTCCGAGGCGGTGCCCGGCGTAGGGCCCGACGTGGCGTCCGGCCGGGACGCCACGGTCACCGCCGACGGCCTGCCCGAGTGGCTGGCCCCGGTGGCCCGCGCGGCCGCCACGATCGAGCCACGCCAGCTCAGCCGCTTCCTGCCGCCCGAGAGCGGAGGCCGGCAGTCCGCGGTGCTCATCCTCTTCGGTCACGGCGCCCGCGGCCCCGAACTGCTCCTGATGGAGCGCGCCGGGACCCTGCGCTCGCATGCCGGCCAGCCCTCCTTCCCCGGTGGCGCCCTCGACCCGGAGGACGGCGACCCCGACGGCCCCGGCCCCGTGCGGGCGGCGCTGCGCGAGGCCCAGGAGGAGACCGGCCTCGATCCCTCCGGTGTGCAGGTCTTCGGCGTGCTGCCGCGGCTCTACATCCCCGTCAGCGGCTTCGTGGTGACGCCGGTCCTGGGGTGGTGGCGCCGGCCGAGCCCGGTCGGTGCGGTCGACCAGGCGGAGACCGCCCGGGTCTTCACGGTTCCCGTGGCGGATCTCACGGACCCGGCCCATCGGGTGACAACCCGCCATCCCAGTGGTCACACCGGCGCTGCCTTCCTTGTCGAGAATGCCCTGGTCTGGGGTTTTACGGCCGGAGTGATCGACCGGATCCTGCACTACGCCGGCTGGGAGATTCCGTGGGACCGTGACAAGGCGGTCCCACTGGACTGGCGCTCATGA
- a CDS encoding MarP family serine protease — MNVLDILLLVAAVWFAIIGYRQGFVVGILSVIGFLGGGLIAVYLLPVIWNEITGDATPGSFAAIAAVAIVIVCASVGQALTTHWGNKLRRHITWSPARALDATGGALVNVLAMLLVAWLIGSALAGTSLPTLGKEVRNSKVLLGVSRVMPQQAGTWFADFSSVLAQNGFPQVFTPFSNEPIHNVPAPDPRLASSPVAAQARRSIVKVVGTAPGCGKVLEGSGFVFGRHRVMTNAHVVGGVREPTVQVGGEGRTYDAKVVIYDWRRDIAVLEVPSLEAPALQFADGDANSGNSAIVAGFPENGGYDVRSARIRGRIQANGPDIYHRGTVGRDVYSLFATVRQGNSGGPLLTPQGKVYGVVFAKSLDDSHTGYALTSDEVRQDVLKGRSARQQVDSQGCAI, encoded by the coding sequence GTGAACGTCCTGGACATCTTGCTACTGGTCGCTGCCGTGTGGTTCGCGATCATCGGCTATCGGCAAGGCTTTGTCGTCGGCATCCTGTCCGTGATCGGCTTCCTCGGAGGCGGTCTGATCGCGGTCTACCTGCTGCCCGTGATCTGGAACGAGATCACCGGAGATGCGACACCCGGCAGCTTCGCGGCCATCGCTGCGGTTGCCATCGTGATCGTGTGCGCATCCGTGGGCCAGGCGCTCACCACCCACTGGGGCAACAAGCTGCGCCGGCACATCACCTGGTCACCGGCGAGAGCCCTGGACGCGACCGGCGGCGCGCTGGTCAACGTCCTGGCGATGCTGCTGGTCGCCTGGCTGATCGGCTCGGCGCTGGCCGGTACGTCCCTGCCGACGCTCGGCAAGGAGGTCCGCAACTCCAAGGTGCTGCTCGGTGTGTCCCGGGTGATGCCCCAGCAGGCCGGCACCTGGTTCGCGGACTTCTCCTCGGTCCTCGCGCAGAACGGCTTCCCGCAGGTCTTCACGCCGTTCTCCAACGAGCCGATCCACAACGTGCCGGCGCCCGACCCCCGGCTGGCCTCCAGCCCGGTGGCGGCGCAGGCCAGGCGCAGCATCGTCAAGGTCGTCGGCACGGCCCCCGGCTGCGGCAAGGTCCTCGAAGGCAGCGGCTTCGTCTTCGGCCGGCACCGTGTGATGACCAACGCCCATGTGGTCGGCGGGGTGCGCGAGCCGACCGTCCAGGTGGGCGGCGAAGGCCGTACGTACGACGCCAAGGTCGTGATCTACGACTGGCGGCGCGACATCGCCGTCCTGGAAGTGCCCTCCCTGGAGGCGCCGGCGCTGCAGTTCGCCGACGGGGACGCGAACAGTGGCAACAGCGCCATCGTCGCCGGCTTCCCGGAGAACGGCGGCTACGACGTCCGCTCCGCCCGCATCCGCGGCCGCATTCAGGCCAACGGCCCGGACATCTACCACCGCGGCACGGTCGGCCGCGATGTCTACTCCCTCTTCGCCACGGTCCGGCAGGGCAACTCCGGCGGCCCGCTGCTCACCCCGCAGGGCAAGGTCTACGGCGTCGTCTTCGCGAAGTCGCTGGACGACTCGCACACCGGCTATGCGCTGACCTCCGACGAGGTCCGCCAGGACGTCCTCAAAGGACGTTCGGCCCGGCAACAGGTCGACAGCCAGGGCTGCGCGATCTAG
- a CDS encoding alpha/beta hydrolase, which translates to MTAPDSTASVVRLGIPGGREVSHRDVAANGARFHIAELGEGPLVLLLHGFPQFWWTWRHQLTALADAGFRAVAMDLRGVGGSDRTPRGYDPANLALDVTGVIRSLGEPDAALVGHDLGGYLAWTAAVMRPKLVRRLAVSSMPHPRRWRSAMLADVRQSARSSHIWNFQRPWLPERALTADGAALVGQMIRDWSGPRQPEDEAIAAYRRAMSIPSTAHCSIEPYRWMVRSMARPDGLQFNRRMKMPVRVPTLHLHGSLDPVMRTRSAAGSGQYVEAPYRWRLFDGLGHFPHEEDPVAFSTELINWLKDPEPDR; encoded by the coding sequence ATGACAGCCCCTGACAGCACCGCCTCGGTCGTACGGCTCGGCATCCCCGGCGGGAGAGAGGTGTCGCACCGCGACGTCGCGGCCAACGGCGCCCGCTTCCACATCGCGGAGCTGGGCGAGGGCCCGCTGGTGCTGCTGCTGCACGGCTTTCCGCAGTTCTGGTGGACCTGGCGGCACCAGCTCACCGCCCTGGCCGACGCGGGCTTCCGCGCGGTGGCGATGGACCTGCGGGGCGTCGGCGGCAGCGACCGCACCCCCCGCGGCTACGACCCGGCGAACCTCGCGCTGGACGTCACGGGCGTCATACGGTCCCTGGGCGAGCCGGACGCCGCGCTCGTCGGGCACGACCTGGGCGGCTACCTCGCCTGGACGGCGGCGGTGATGCGGCCCAAGCTGGTGCGCCGGCTGGCCGTGTCCTCGATGCCGCACCCGCGGCGCTGGCGCTCGGCGATGCTCGCCGACGTCCGGCAGAGCGCCCGGAGTTCGCACATCTGGAACTTCCAGCGGCCCTGGCTGCCCGAACGCGCGCTGACGGCGGACGGTGCGGCGTTGGTGGGCCAAATGATCCGCGACTGGTCCGGACCCCGGCAGCCGGAGGACGAGGCGATCGCGGCCTACCGGCGGGCGATGAGCATCCCGTCGACGGCGCACTGCTCGATCGAGCCGTACCGCTGGATGGTGCGGTCGATGGCGCGCCCCGACGGGCTCCAGTTCAACCGCCGGATGAAGATGCCCGTACGGGTCCCCACGCTGCATCTGCACGGCTCGCTCGACCCTGTGATGCGCACCCGCAGCGCGGCCGGCTCCGGTCAGTACGTCGAGGCCCCGTACCGCTGGCGGCTGTTCGACGGTCTGGGCCACTTCCCGCACGAGGAGGACCCGGTGGCGTTCTCCACGGAGCTGATCAACTGGCTCAAGGACCCGGAACCGGATCGCTGA
- a CDS encoding phage holin family protein: MSAADDGTDRSLGQLVASATAEMSALVHDEIALAKAEFRQDAKRAGIGSAAFMVAGALALFALPVLSFAAAYGIHNLGLGLAWSFLIVGGAFLVLAGLLALIAMAKMKKIKKPEKSINSAKETAAVLQKAKPHPRLAPVEHPALESVTRSSV; encoded by the coding sequence ATGAGCGCAGCCGACGACGGCACGGACCGCAGCCTCGGACAGCTGGTGGCCTCGGCCACGGCCGAGATGTCCGCGCTGGTGCACGACGAGATCGCGCTGGCCAAGGCGGAGTTCCGCCAGGACGCCAAGCGGGCGGGCATCGGCAGTGCCGCGTTCATGGTCGCGGGCGCGCTGGCGCTGTTCGCGCTGCCGGTGCTGAGTTTCGCGGCGGCCTACGGCATCCACAACCTCGGACTCGGGCTCGCCTGGTCCTTCCTGATCGTCGGCGGCGCCTTCCTGGTCCTCGCCGGTCTGCTGGCCCTCATCGCGATGGCCAAGATGAAGAAGATCAAGAAGCCGGAGAAGTCCATCAACTCGGCCAAGGAGACCGCGGCCGTGCTCCAGAAGGCCAAGCCGCACCCGCGCCTGGCCCCAGTGGAACACCCGGCGCTGGAGTCTGTGACACGCTCATCGGTATGA
- the nhaA gene encoding Na+/H+ antiporter NhaA produces MPLPERNFVADALRAETVGGVLLLAAAVAALIWANTLGGSYEAVRGFHLGPAALGLDLSVQHWAANGLLAVFFFVAGIELKRELVAGELRDPKAAALPVIAALCGMAAPAVVYFAVNSIGGGSLQGWAVPTATDIAFALAVLAVIGTSLPAALRAFLLTLAVVDDLFAILIIAVFFTSTLNFLALGLAVAGLVIFYLLLRKGVRGWYVYVPLALVIWGLMENSGVHATIAGVAMGLMLRCTRRDGETRSPGEHIEHLVRPLSAGLAVPLFALFSAGVSISGGAVHDVFTRPETLGVVLGLVVGKTLGIFGGTWLTARFTKATLNPDLKWPDVFALASLAGIGFTVSLLIGELAFSGNPVLTDEIKASVLIGSLLAALFAGILLKLRNTKYKKLCEEEERDEDQDGIPDIYELDKPEYHLRMAAIHEAKAAEHRRLAEVASGRHAGDDGPA; encoded by the coding sequence ATGCCGCTGCCCGAGCGGAACTTCGTCGCGGACGCGCTGCGCGCCGAAACCGTCGGCGGCGTCCTTCTGCTCGCCGCCGCCGTTGCGGCTCTGATCTGGGCAAACACCCTTGGCGGGAGCTATGAAGCGGTCCGCGGCTTCCACCTGGGACCGGCCGCACTGGGCCTGGACCTGTCCGTTCAGCACTGGGCCGCCAACGGGCTGCTCGCGGTCTTCTTCTTCGTCGCCGGCATCGAGCTCAAGCGCGAACTGGTGGCCGGCGAGCTGCGCGACCCGAAGGCCGCCGCGCTGCCCGTGATCGCCGCACTCTGCGGCATGGCGGCGCCGGCGGTGGTCTATTTCGCCGTCAACAGCATCGGCGGCGGCTCACTGCAGGGCTGGGCGGTCCCCACCGCCACCGATATCGCCTTCGCCCTCGCCGTACTCGCCGTCATCGGCACGTCCCTGCCCGCCGCGCTGCGCGCCTTCCTGCTCACCCTCGCCGTCGTCGACGACCTCTTCGCCATCCTGATCATCGCGGTCTTCTTCACCTCGACGCTCAACTTTCTGGCGCTCGGCCTGGCCGTCGCCGGCCTGGTGATCTTCTATCTGCTGCTGCGCAAGGGCGTCCGGGGCTGGTACGTCTACGTCCCGCTCGCCCTGGTCATCTGGGGCCTGATGGAGAACAGCGGGGTGCACGCCACCATCGCCGGCGTCGCCATGGGCCTGATGCTGCGCTGCACCCGGCGCGACGGCGAGACACGGTCCCCGGGCGAGCACATCGAGCATCTGGTCCGCCCGCTCTCGGCCGGCCTCGCCGTGCCGCTGTTCGCCCTGTTCTCCGCGGGTGTCTCCATATCCGGCGGCGCGGTCCACGACGTCTTCACCCGGCCGGAGACGCTGGGCGTCGTGCTCGGCCTGGTGGTGGGCAAGACGCTCGGCATATTCGGCGGGACCTGGCTGACCGCCCGCTTCACCAAGGCCACGCTCAACCCCGACCTCAAATGGCCGGATGTCTTCGCCCTCGCCTCCCTGGCCGGTATCGGCTTCACCGTCTCGCTGCTCATCGGCGAACTCGCGTTCTCCGGGAACCCGGTACTGACCGACGAGATCAAGGCATCGGTACTGATCGGCTCGCTGCTGGCGGCCCTCTTCGCCGGCATCCTCCTCAAGCTCCGTAACACCAAGTACAAGAAACTGTGCGAGGAAGAGGAGCGGGACGAGGACCAGGACGGCATCCCCGACATCTACGAACTCGACAAGCCGGAATACCACCTGCGGATGGCGGCAATCCACGAAGCCAAGGCCGCGGAGCACCGGCGGCTTGCCGAAGTGGCCTCCGGCAGGCATGCCGGAGACGATGGTCCGGCATGA
- the acs gene encoding acetate--CoA ligase produces the protein MNEHPSLSNLLKEERRFAPPADLAANANVTAAAYEQAAADRLGFWAEQAERLSWETPPTETLDWSNAPFAKWFADGKLNVAYNCVDRHVENGLGDRVAIHFEGEPGDTRAITYAQLQREVSKAANALTELGVRSGDRVAVYMPMIPEAVIAMLACARLGAPHSVVFGGFSADALATRINDADARVVITADGGYRRGKPSALKPAVDEALTRPGTENVRSVLVVRRTGQEDVAWHEGRDVWWHEIVGRQSDGHTPEAFDAEHPLFILYTSGTTGKPKGILHTTGGYLTQVSYTHHAVFDLKPETDVFWCTADVGWVTGHSYITYGPLSNGATQVLYEGTPDTPHQGRWWEIVQKYGVTILYTAPTAIRACMKWGDDIPAKFDLSSLRVLGSVGEPINPEAWMWYRKHIGADATPIVDTWWQTETGAMMLSPLPGVTATKPGSAQVALPGIAATVVDDEAREVPDGAGGYLVLTEPWPSMLRTIWGDDQRYLDTYWSRFEGKYFAGDGAKKDDDGDIWLLGRVDDVMLVSGHNISTTEVESALVSHPKVAEAAVVGAADPQTTQAISAFVILRGGATAEDEGLVEELRAHVAQQLGPIAKPRRILPVAELPKTRSGKIMRRLLRDVAENRDLGDVTTLTDSSVMDLIQAKLPSAASED, from the coding sequence GTGAACGAGCATCCTTCCCTCTCCAACCTGCTCAAGGAGGAGCGGCGGTTCGCGCCGCCCGCCGATCTGGCCGCGAACGCCAACGTCACGGCCGCCGCGTACGAACAGGCAGCGGCGGACCGGCTGGGCTTCTGGGCCGAGCAGGCCGAACGCCTGTCCTGGGAGACCCCTCCCACCGAGACCCTCGACTGGTCCAACGCGCCCTTCGCGAAGTGGTTCGCCGACGGCAAGCTCAACGTGGCGTACAACTGCGTGGACCGTCATGTGGAGAACGGCCTGGGCGACCGGGTCGCCATCCACTTCGAGGGCGAGCCGGGTGACACCCGCGCGATCACCTACGCCCAGCTGCAGCGCGAGGTCTCCAAGGCCGCCAACGCACTGACCGAGCTGGGCGTGCGCAGCGGCGACCGGGTCGCCGTCTACATGCCGATGATCCCGGAAGCGGTCATCGCCATGCTGGCCTGCGCCCGCCTGGGCGCCCCGCACTCCGTCGTCTTCGGCGGCTTCTCCGCGGACGCACTGGCCACCCGCATCAACGACGCGGACGCCCGGGTGGTGATCACCGCCGACGGCGGCTACCGCCGCGGCAAGCCGTCCGCCCTCAAGCCCGCGGTCGACGAGGCCCTGACCCGGCCCGGCACGGAGAACGTCCGCAGCGTCCTGGTCGTGCGCCGCACCGGCCAGGAGGACGTCGCCTGGCACGAGGGCCGGGACGTGTGGTGGCACGAGATCGTCGGGCGGCAGAGCGACGGGCACACGCCCGAGGCCTTCGACGCCGAGCACCCGCTGTTCATCCTCTACACCTCCGGCACGACGGGTAAGCCCAAGGGCATCCTGCACACCACCGGCGGCTACCTCACCCAGGTCTCGTACACCCACCACGCGGTCTTCGACCTCAAGCCGGAGACCGACGTCTTCTGGTGCACCGCCGACGTCGGCTGGGTGACCGGCCACTCGTACATCACCTACGGCCCGCTCTCCAACGGCGCGACCCAGGTGCTCTACGAAGGCACGCCGGACACCCCGCACCAGGGCCGCTGGTGGGAGATCGTGCAGAAGTACGGCGTGACGATCCTCTACACCGCGCCGACCGCGATCCGTGCCTGCATGAAGTGGGGCGACGACATCCCGGCGAAGTTCGACCTGTCGTCGCTGCGGGTCCTCGGGTCGGTGGGCGAACCGATCAACCCCGAGGCATGGATGTGGTACCGCAAGCACATCGGGGCCGATGCGACGCCGATCGTCGACACCTGGTGGCAGACCGAGACCGGCGCGATGATGCTCAGCCCGCTGCCGGGTGTCACGGCCACCAAGCCCGGCTCGGCCCAGGTGGCGCTGCCCGGTATCGCCGCGACCGTCGTGGACGACGAGGCCCGCGAGGTTCCCGACGGCGCGGGTGGCTACCTCGTGCTGACCGAGCCCTGGCCGTCCATGCTCCGCACGATCTGGGGCGACGACCAGCGCTATCTCGACACGTACTGGTCGCGCTTCGAGGGCAAGTACTTCGCCGGCGACGGCGCCAAGAAGGACGACGACGGCGACATCTGGCTGCTCGGCCGGGTGGACGACGTGATGCTGGTCTCCGGCCACAACATCTCCACGACCGAGGTCGAGTCGGCGCTGGTCTCGCACCCGAAGGTGGCCGAGGCCGCGGTCGTCGGCGCCGCCGACCCGCAGACCACCCAGGCCATCAGCGCCTTCGTCATCCTGCGCGGCGGCGCCACCGCCGAGGACGAGGGGCTGGTCGAGGAGCTGCGCGCCCATGTCGCCCAGCAGCTCGGCCCGATCGCCAAGCCCCGGCGGATCCTGCCGGTCGCGGAGCTGCCCAAGACCCGCTCCGGCAAGATCATGCGGCGGCTGCTGCGCGATGTGGCCGAGAACCGTGACCTCGGCGATGTCACGACCCTCACCGATTCCTCGGTCATGGACCTGATCCAGGCGAAGCTGCCGAGCGCAGCCTCCGAGGACTGA
- a CDS encoding GntR family transcriptional regulator has product MEYGPDDQVERDAPASPFQQLAGILRARVARGDWKPNRAIPSENALAEHYGLSRPTVRRAIAALADDGLVYAVSGRGTYVAERKTEEPVSDE; this is encoded by the coding sequence ATGGAGTACGGGCCGGATGACCAGGTGGAGCGCGATGCGCCGGCGTCGCCGTTTCAGCAGCTTGCAGGGATCTTGCGCGCACGGGTGGCGCGTGGGGACTGGAAACCCAATCGGGCCATCCCGAGCGAGAACGCGCTCGCCGAGCACTACGGCCTTTCGCGCCCGACGGTGCGACGGGCGATTGCCGCTCTTGCCGATGACGGGCTCGTGTATGCCGTGTCGGGGCGCGGTACGTACGTGGCCGAGCGGAAGACGGAAGAACCTGTCTCCGACGAGTGA
- a CDS encoding methyltransferase domain-containing protein, with amino-acid sequence MTESAIDAARPYVAALVDELSTAGAIRTPAWAAAFATVPRHTFVPRWYEQETNDKGITVWRLQHALHEGRLARVYRDTTLVTALDPDTAEQVEEDAWTGIPTSSSTLPSLMAGMLEDLAVQDGNRVLEIGTGTGYNAALLCARLGEQFVYSVDVDATLVDAAQRRLSSIGYEPQLAPADGRDGYPTGDQFDRVIATCSVPSIPARWIEQTRPGGAILADVALGIEGGLVRLTVDAKQRTEGQFTGTSGRFMAARGDAQTYPRRERAPYAPEAGTRPTKVTAADIRQHYPFRLVLAFHLPGVELVYHSDEATGTMSVQLQHSDGSWARVPLTGERVDTVTYGGALEIWEQVEAAWTWWNDAGRPAQDQFGYAREADGHASVWHIPDGRRWNIGAQ; translated from the coding sequence GTGACCGAATCCGCCATCGACGCTGCACGCCCGTACGTGGCTGCTTTGGTCGATGAACTGTCAACAGCCGGCGCCATCCGGACGCCCGCATGGGCCGCGGCGTTCGCCACCGTCCCTCGGCACACCTTCGTACCCCGCTGGTACGAGCAGGAGACCAACGACAAAGGCATCACGGTCTGGCGCCTGCAACACGCCCTCCACGAGGGCCGACTCGCACGCGTCTACCGCGACACCACCCTCGTAACCGCCCTCGACCCGGACACCGCCGAGCAGGTCGAAGAGGACGCATGGACGGGCATCCCCACGTCATCCAGCACCCTGCCCAGCCTCATGGCCGGAATGCTGGAAGACCTCGCCGTCCAGGACGGGAACCGCGTCCTCGAAATCGGCACCGGCACCGGCTACAACGCCGCCTTGCTGTGCGCCCGACTCGGCGAACAGTTCGTGTACTCAGTCGACGTCGACGCGACCCTCGTTGACGCCGCGCAACGCCGGCTCTCCTCCATCGGCTACGAGCCGCAACTCGCCCCCGCCGACGGCCGCGACGGCTACCCCACCGGGGACCAGTTCGACCGGGTCATCGCCACATGTTCAGTGCCAAGCATTCCCGCGCGGTGGATCGAGCAGACCCGCCCCGGCGGCGCGATCCTCGCCGACGTGGCCCTCGGGATCGAGGGCGGCCTCGTACGCCTCACTGTCGACGCCAAGCAGCGCACCGAAGGGCAGTTCACGGGCACGAGCGGCCGATTCATGGCCGCTCGCGGCGACGCCCAGACCTACCCGCGGCGCGAGCGCGCACCGTACGCGCCCGAGGCCGGCACCCGACCCACGAAGGTCACCGCGGCAGACATTCGGCAGCACTACCCGTTCCGTCTGGTGCTGGCCTTCCATCTGCCCGGCGTCGAATTGGTCTACCACTCCGACGAAGCCACCGGCACCATGTCTGTCCAGCTCCAGCACTCCGACGGCTCATGGGCCCGCGTGCCCCTGACCGGCGAGCGCGTCGACACCGTCACGTACGGCGGCGCGTTGGAGATTTGGGAACAGGTCGAGGCAGCGTGGACGTGGTGGAACGACGCCGGGCGCCCGGCTCAGGACCAATTCGGCTACGCGCGCGAGGCTGACGGACACGCCTCCGTATGGCACATCCCGGACGGCCGCCGCTGGAACATCGGCGCCCAGTAG